GTATCTCCTAAACTATTTTGGTCTTGGTGTAAAGCAAATCTAAACATATTTTAAAGAAATCTTTTTTAATGTTTTTTGTATTGTACGAATTTGCATATCCAATATATTAAGAGAAATTCCTATTATAAATTTTTCTAAAATATTTTTAAAATTTATAAAGCTAAAAAAATAAATATTTTTTAAATAATTAATGACATCTTAAATTAAGTGATAAAAAATGTCTGAAACTATAAGGGCTTTTATTGCAATAGATATTAAGAAGAGTGAAATAATTGATAAAATGCTTAAGGTTCAAGAAGAATTATTATCAACTGGAGGAGATATAAAATTAGTTGAAAAAGAAAATCTTCATATAACATTATGGTTTTTAGGGGAAATCTCATCTCAAATGATTAGAAAAATTATTGAAAATACTAATAAAATAAGTTTTGAACCATTTAAATTAACTATTTCTAAAATAGGTTATTTTCCAGGTGGAAATAGAATAAATGTAATATGGGCTGGAATAAAAAATGGATCATATGATTTAAGAAAAATATTTTATCAATTATCTGAAATACTTAATCCATTAGGTTTTAAATTAGAAGAAAGAGAATTTACTCCACATGTAACACTTTGTAGAGTTAAATCTTCTAGAAATAAAGATAGATTGTTAGATAAAATAAAAGAATTATCAAATATAGAATTTGGAGTTGAAGAAGTATCAGAAATATTTATTAAAAAAAGCACATTAACTCCTAAAGGTCCTATATATTCAAATATTCATGCTATACAAGGAAGGAAAATATAATGGAAATGAATGAAGCACTTATAGAATATGTTTTAAAAAAAATTAAACCATCTGAAAAAGATATAAAAGAAGTAAATTCTTTAGCATCCAAGATAATTAATGAATGTAAAGAAAAATGTATTAAAAATAATTTAGAAACAGAAGTAATTCTTAGTGGTTCAACTGCAAAAAATACTTGGCTTAAGAATTTAGGAGAAATAGACGTATTTGTTTTATTCAATAAATCCCTGGGTGAGAAGGAAATTGAAGAATATATTATTAAAATAGGTAAAGAAGTTATAAAAGATTTAAATGGTACTTATAGATTAAGGTATGCAGAACATCCTTATGTTGAAGGATTTATAGATAAATATAGAGTAAACATTGTAGCAGCTTATAAAGTTCCTAAAGGAGAATGGAAAAGTTCTGCTGATAGAACGCCATATCATACAGAATATGTTAATTCTAAAATTAATGATTATTTAAGAGATCAAATAAGAATTTTAAAAGCTTTCTTAATAGGTTGTAAATTATACGGAGCAGAAATAAGAATTGGAGGATTTAGTGGATATTTAGCAGAATTGCTTATAATAAATTTTGGTAGTTTCATGAAAGTTATAGAAGAAGTAGCAAAATGGAAACCACAAGTATATATAGATATTGAAAAATTATTAAATGAAAAAGAAGCTTTTAAAAAATTTCCTTATAATCCATTAATAGTAATAGATCCAGTAGATAAAAATAGGAATGTAGCAGCTGCTGTTACAAAAACAAAATTTTCTGAATTCATTATTTCTTCTAAATTATTTTTAAAAAATCCATCAAAGAAATTCTTTTTCCAAAAAAAATATAAGCCAAGAACAATTAAACAAATAATTAAAGAAATTAAAAAAGAAGAAAGGAATATTTTAGCAATTTCATTTATAGATAAGGAAATTAAACCTCCAGATATTTTATGGGGAGAATTATTAAAAACTCTTAATGGAATAGAAAAATTAATGAATAGAGAAGGGTTTAAAGTAATTAAATGTGATGCATGGAGTAATAATAAAGAGTGCTTACTTTTATATGAATTACAAACTCTTCAATTACCAAGGAATTATAAACATATAGGTCCACCAGTATATATAAAAAATGCTTTAGATTTTATTGAAAAAAATTTAAAAAATAAAGATACTATTTCAGGTCCTTGGATAAAAGGTTATAGAATATATGTAGAAAAGAAAAGAAATATACAAAATGCGAGAGAATTTTTAATTGAAAAAATTAAAAGAAATGAAGTATCAATAGCAAAAAGATTATTACCTAAAATATTAAGAGGAGAAATAATCGAAGGGATAGGAATAGCAAAATTATGTAAAAATATTGAAATAAGAGAATTTATAGATAATTTTTTAAAAGGAAGAGTACCATATATATGAGTTATATATCAATAAGTTTAAATGAATTATTAGAATGCAAAGATAATCGTTTCTTAAATATTATATGCTATCCCATAGTATCGAATGAATGCTTTCAATATAGAATAAAAAAATTAGAAGAACTTGAAATTGAGGAGATAATTTTTAATCAAAAAGATAAAAATATATTTCCAATCGGAAAAGGATGTAAATCAATAGTTGTTTTAGTAAAAAGAAAAGGGGAATTATTAGCTGCAAAAATATTAAGAGTTGATTCTTCAAAAAAAGATTTATTGTATGAAGCTGAAATGCTAAAATATGTAAATAAAATTGGTATAGGGCCATTATTTATAGCAGCAAATGAATTAATCATTTTAATGGAATATATAAAAGGTTTAGAAATGAGAGAATGGATTCTTAATCTTGAAGAGGATAAAATAGAATTATTAAAAAATGTTTTAAAAAAATTACTAATAGATTGTTTTAAGCTTGATAAAGCAGGAATAGATCATGGAGAATTAAGTAATGCGAAAAAGCATATTATAATAAAGGATAATCTTGATCCAAAACCAGTAATAATAGATTTTGGAAAAGCTAGTTTAAATAGAAAACCATCAAATGTATCATCTATAGTTAATTACTTATTTTTCTCAGGAAATCTTTCATTAAAAATTTGTAAAATGCTTTCTATTAATAAACCTCCGATAGGATTTATTAAAGAATATAAAAAGGATTATTCTAAAGAAAAATTTTTAAAAATATTGAAAGAAATTATTGGAGAAGAAATAACTTTTATTTAATTTCAACTTTAATTTTTTTAGTTTTCTTTTTATTTGATATTTTTATAATTGAAGATAAATCTTCTGAACTTATTTGTTTTAATTCGATATATTTATTCCTCTCAGCTTCTAATATTATTTTTTCACCTTTTTCAGTTCTAGCTATTACTGTTGACCATCCTTCAGGAGAACCTACTCCTCCAATAGATATGTCTGCAAATTCGGCTGTAAAATCTGTACATATTGAACATGCAGATCTAACATATTTTTCTATATTTTTTATAGGTTCATTTAATAAAATTTCTCCGTTACTACTTACAATGAATTTATTCTTTTTTATAGCAAATTTACTAATTTTATTTAAATCTATATTTTTTTCACGTAAATAATTCATAAGTTCCTTATATCCATATATTTCCATACAAAATAAGCCTATAGCTAATTCAAGATTATCAATCATTTTATGTTTTAAAGGAGTTGTTTGCATTCTTCTAATAGCTTGAATTTGACATGGCGTTCCAACAAAACCAATTTTCTTTTTTGCATATTCAAAATATGCAGACATTAAGCCTAATACATTAGGACTAACAGTATATCTTGTTCCAGCAGATTTTAATAAATCTTCATAAGATAATGCTACAAAAGGTTCAGCTTTCCATGTTTCTTCTTTGCTTATACCACTAACTACAGCAGAATCAATAATCCCATTTTCAAGACAATAAGCTAAAATTGAAGTTACAGCACCACCATCTTGACATTTATTTAGTATATCACTTTTCAATGATCTAGCTGAATATATGGATTTATATATTCCGATAGGTTCATTATCAGAACGCTTCCTTCCAAAAATACTTTCTTCTATATAATCTATTGGAAGCTCTATTCTAGGACATTGATAATAGCATAATTGACAAAGAATGCATTTGCCTTTAATAGTTGGTTTTTCATCTTCTATGGATAATATATCTACTGGACATACAGAAACGCATGCTCCACAAGCAACACATATTCCTTTATTAATAACATTTGTTAAAAGCATTCCAAAGATTTTTGGTTTTTCAATACTCATGACAAAACACCATTTAAAGATAATAAAATTTTAAAATTTAAAATTTTCTATATTAAAATTTTTCAATCATAGAAAAATCAACTAATATCATAAATAAAAAATTATTAAATATTTTCATGGGAAAATATTAATTTTTTAGCTTTTTAATAAATTGAATAATACATTTTTTAACTTAAAAAATAAATTATTAAAAATATTTTAAATTTTTTATTTTTATTCTTAAAACTTTTTGATCTTATTTTGTTAAATATCTCCACGAAAGAGCTATGCCTATAATGGATAAAGTTATTGCAAATATACTGAGGAATATAAAGTCTATTATTAATGCTGAAATATCTAATGATAATATAATTAATTGTCTAATAGCATCTGTTAAATATGTAAGCGGATTTACACGAGCTATTACTTGGATCCATTCTGGCATTAGAGATATTGGAAAGAAAGTATTACTTGCAAACATTAATGGCATAGTAATTAAGCTTACAAATTGCATAGGTCTCTCCATTCTAGTCGACCTTATAGAAAATGCAAGAAATACTGATGAAAAACCAACACTAAGCAAAAATATTGCAGCATAAACCCCAAGTATGTTAAATAAAGTAAATGTTTGACTTACCTGCAATCCAAGTAGATATGCAAGTATTAAAATTACAGTTGCTTGAAACATTGCTCTAAAAGTAGCATTAAGAATTTTTGCAAATATTATTGCTGAACGCGGCACCGGAGTACTAAGAACTTTATCTAAGAAACCTAAGCGTCTATCCCAAACTATGGACATGCCACTAAACATCGTTGTAGTCATAACAATCATAGAAATCATGCCAATAGCCATATAGCTAAAATAGTCGGTAACACCAAAAGTATTTTGCATAACAGTCGTACTTATGTTAGAAAATATTTGCTGGAATGCTTGCGATATTACTGTACCAGGAATAATAACTTTATCTACAGGAAGATTTAGAAGTTTTCCTGGTATTTCTATATCATGTATTTGTATTCTACTTAAGCTACCAGATGAAAATATTCCTTGTATATTCATGGATTTTCCTAAAAGCCCCATCCATATTAATGGTTGAAGTATAAACATTAAAAGCATTATTGGATCATTAAGCCATTTTTTAAGCTCTCTAAGTGTTAAAGCCCATAAACCACGAAGTAAGCTTGGACGATATTCATTTATGTTACTCATGCTCTTGCCCTCCTTAGAGTTATTCTACGTATCCTGAAATTCTCTTTAGATTCTTCTATATCACGCATTGATCTACCAGTATATTCCAAGTAAACTTCATTTAAAGTTGGTTTTGTAAGTGAAAGCTTTGTTACAGTATAGCCTCTTTCTCGTAAAGCTTCAATTATAAGCGGGGCTGTCACTTCTCCATAAATAGCTTTAATATAATATGAACCATTTTCATTTTTAACATCCTTAACATTTTCAACATTACGAATAATTTCGCTTACATCTGTATTCTCTTTAATGTTTATGGTTATTATATCACCACCTATACTATCTTTAAGTTCTCTAGGAGTTCCTGTTATAATTATTTTGCCA
This genomic interval from Nitrososphaerota archaeon contains the following:
- the thpR gene encoding RNA 2',3'-cyclic phosphodiesterase, with product MSETIRAFIAIDIKKSEIIDKMLKVQEELLSTGGDIKLVEKENLHITLWFLGEISSQMIRKIIENTNKISFEPFKLTISKIGYFPGGNRINVIWAGIKNGSYDLRKIFYQLSEILNPLGFKLEEREFTPHVTLCRVKSSRNKDRLLDKIKELSNIEFGVEEVSEIFIKKSTLTPKGPIYSNIHAIQGRKI
- the cca gene encoding CCA tRNA nucleotidyltransferase; the encoded protein is MEMNEALIEYVLKKIKPSEKDIKEVNSLASKIINECKEKCIKNNLETEVILSGSTAKNTWLKNLGEIDVFVLFNKSLGEKEIEEYIIKIGKEVIKDLNGTYRLRYAEHPYVEGFIDKYRVNIVAAYKVPKGEWKSSADRTPYHTEYVNSKINDYLRDQIRILKAFLIGCKLYGAEIRIGGFSGYLAELLIINFGSFMKVIEEVAKWKPQVYIDIEKLLNEKEAFKKFPYNPLIVIDPVDKNRNVAAAVTKTKFSEFIISSKLFLKNPSKKFFFQKKYKPRTIKQIIKEIKKEERNILAISFIDKEIKPPDILWGELLKTLNGIEKLMNREGFKVIKCDAWSNNKECLLLYELQTLQLPRNYKHIGPPVYIKNALDFIEKNLKNKDTISGPWIKGYRIYVEKKRNIQNAREFLIEKIKRNEVSIAKRLLPKILRGEIIEGIGIAKLCKNIEIREFIDNFLKGRVPYI
- a CDS encoding Coenzyme F420 hydrogenase/dehydrogenase, beta subunit C-terminal domain, with protein sequence MSIEKPKIFGMLLTNVINKGICVACGACVSVCPVDILSIEDEKPTIKGKCILCQLCYYQCPRIELPIDYIEESIFGRKRSDNEPIGIYKSIYSARSLKSDILNKCQDGGAVTSILAYCLENGIIDSAVVSGISKEETWKAEPFVALSYEDLLKSAGTRYTVSPNVLGLMSAYFEYAKKKIGFVGTPCQIQAIRRMQTTPLKHKMIDNLELAIGLFCMEIYGYKELMNYLREKNIDLNKISKFAIKKNKFIVSSNGEILLNEPIKNIEKYVRSACSICTDFTAEFADISIGGVGSPEGWSTVIARTEKGEKIILEAERNKYIELKQISSEDLSSIIKISNKKKTKKIKVEIK
- a CDS encoding ABC transporter permease, with the protein product MSNINEYRPSLLRGLWALTLRELKKWLNDPIMLLMFILQPLIWMGLLGKSMNIQGIFSSGSLSRIQIHDIEIPGKLLNLPVDKVIIPGTVISQAFQQIFSNISTTVMQNTFGVTDYFSYMAIGMISMIVMTTTMFSGMSIVWDRRLGFLDKVLSTPVPRSAIIFAKILNATFRAMFQATVILILAYLLGLQVSQTFTLFNILGVYAAIFLLSVGFSSVFLAFSIRSTRMERPMQFVSLITMPLMFASNTFFPISLMPEWIQVIARVNPLTYLTDAIRQLIILSLDISALIIDFIFLSIFAITLSIIGIALSWRYLTK